Part of the Nicotiana sylvestris chromosome 2, ASM39365v2, whole genome shotgun sequence genome, TAATGTCCACCTCCCTCCTTCTCTTCCCATCTGCAtctcatcatcatcctcaccaaatAGTTCTCTAGTGTTGTTTCCGCTACTGCTAAGCACGACAAGGAGCTTGAATGCAGTCCTCTTAGCACGTTGTGTTGTTATTGCTTCCCCTTGCATGGCCAATATGTTCCATTCACGAATGTGTACATTTATATGATCCGGTGGTGCATCAAGTGTCATAAATTTTTCTTGATTAAAACTCACGAAACGAGACTAATTGAGGAGGTCAAACCAGTTTCCAACAAGGAAATATGCCTCAACTGAGGTTGCTTCTTGCTTAAGTACAGGTGAGATCATGACACCTTTACCAAGAAGGAACTGTGTGCTAATATCATATGTGTTGGTGTCTTGAgggaaagagaagaaaaggggCCGTGCAATGGGAGTCCCTTTTGTATGTGCCTCATACATCAGTATGTAAAAGTATGAAAGTAACTGATATCGGAGCCCAAGGACTTTCTTGGCTGCTTCAGCAACTAACTCCCAAATATAGATCTCCTGGCGGGTAGTGTCATTAGCAGAGTGGTCTCTTGCAAATGGATAAAATGCTCCAAGCTTCACAAAACTAATCTTTCTCAATCTACTTAGAATTCAAGGCAAAATTGGCGTAGAAGCAGTTCaaccaaattaccaaaatattttTACACAATTCTCAAGATTTTACCAGGTTGCCAAtctcattccccccccccccccccccaaaaaaaaaaaaaaaaaaagaatctaggATGACCTCTACAATTGGCCTAAAGTTCTAGCTTGCGAGAGAAGCAAAGTTTGTAGACAAAGTTCCAAACATGAATGTACATGAATCCAGCAGTGACAAAGCTCTTCAGTAGTGTTCCATGAAAAACCACATATATCTGCTCCAACCATTGGAATTCCGTATAGTCCAAAACTTAAGATAGTAGGAATGGAGTATGCCAAATCATTTCAGGTAGCAGCATTATCTCCGGTCCAATGTGACGTATATCTGCCAGAGCCAAGAAAAGTTGATCTTGCAAGAATGAATGATCGTTTACCAGTGGCATTAACCAAAGTGTTATAAGTAGCTCTGGATTCTAGTTATCCATTAAGGTTATGGACATCATACTCCATAGTATTTTCAAAATGTGTTGAAGTGGCTGGAACTATTCTATGATTGATAGGCAAGTGATCGCCAGAGTTGTTTATCTTATAGGGAGGGTCGTCAAAGGTTGCTGATGGTGTAGGAAGGGAAGTTATGAAATTAGATAGTTCATTCATGCAAGCCACAGACCATCAAAAGGTACTAGATTGTTGAAATTCTCAATTTCTTTTCTCCAAAATATTCCAGTAGCTGAATTTAGAAAATCAGGATAGTAAATGTTCCCTGGCCAAACAACCCCTTGATAGGGCATATTATCGTGTTTTATGAAGACATCTTCTTCCATGCCTCTCTTATAGGTGTTATATGTGTTGTTGATACTAATTCCTGCAGTAAGAagaaagaagaacaaaataaCACGACTTCTTTCACAATGATAAGGAGTCATAATCTAACCTAATTTAGCTACATAAATAAGAGAATTTAGAGAGTAAGATGTCAATGGGAAATTGTTAGACTTGATGACGGTGAGAAGATACCTGGATCTACTATTAGAACGTACTTCTGATCATTCTGATGAAGCTTCTTGAGAAAAAAACTCACATGATCCATTGGGAAATTAATTGGATCGAGTGTGAAGTCCTTAAAACCATCCATGTAATCAATATCACTCCACATAACCTCCAGGGGGATCCCAGCCTTTGCATAACTATATCCACTACCAGTTCAACATCATCAATGTTATTGTAACCCCACCgatattggtgaaaacctataTCCACAAACAATTACTTTGAAACACGTGAGAGTATTTGCAAGTGTATGAAGGTTGAAGCTGAGCATCTAACAGAAAGAGCTTGTAAGTAAGCAAATCTTTGTTAATGGATCACAAACTTCAACTTCAACCAGTATTGGACTGATAGGGATTGAGGAATTTTGCATTCCTAAATTTCTTCTTAATGACCTTTTCACATGAAAAGTTCAGCACAATGTTAAAAGCAAGGCCGTCTCTGAGAATGAGGCAATTTATAGTGAACAATTTCCCTTTAATTAATATAGTAATATTACTATCTCCCTCTTACAAGAAAATGATCCTCCGCTATCCACCCTAAGAACTTGTGACAGGTTACCTAGACTGAGTATTGAGTAATGCAACCTAAATAAGATAAGCTCATAGGTCATAGTTTGAGCTCTATTCAATGCCTTTCTCCGCCTGTATGTCTTAGGTTCCTCTCAAGGTAGGTTGTACTAACTAGGGTATGTTCACTCATTTAATACAGCTGGTTTAAAGTAAGACTTAGATATTCAAGAGTTTAACATTTATACACTCGGCATTGAAAAAATTTCATTTTAATAACTGTTTAACCAAACATCTGAGTCTTTGGCCAAAGcttaaaaagaaattcgggttactgataatcaggagacgaaaataaaatatttttgagaatgatggtaaagcagtaaataattttgtatttcagtaagatctcaatagTATTTTGTGTTCCTACAAATGTTGAGTCCTTCttcttttatagttgattctaggagaagatgtaatgtCTTTGTCTTAATGGGGCAATTATgggcaataaatgacattaaaagaaacgttacacaatcatttctatttaattcaaatattctaacgtatttgatatttaatgatgtgtttagactcttttacgtcatcagattcgtatcttcaacttcttccgatcttcggtctttaaatgacttgaataggtacgagactcgtacctattttagtaacggtccacacctatgttgctttcttttccccctatctgttgtcactcgtgcctcttaactgatcatcatgttttgaccatttgaccagtccacgtgtcatgtcacgtcaccttcaatgtaaattcagttttttcccaatacagatagtccccccactttccatttatttatcaattaaataattgggaagtggatcttcataaaaagggaatttttgTCGTAATTAATATTATGACAATAGTGACGTTTCAATTGTTCCTTCTATTTAATGCTTTACATACGTGTCACTTTCTGATTGGTTCTGCAATTCTACAccctttttcgagacttcttcattcacaCTATTCACGAaatgatagttgcctttattataggctttccatcattgcACTCCTAAGTTTGACGGTTGTCATTATAAGCTTTTTTAACCCTCTTTCGTTTACCTTCTTCTTCATAGATCTTCAACAAGCAATTTCATACTTACTTGTATTTTCTCTCCCCTTTagtacatccttcttcaacaatgtcatctccaaaccctaaccctagaaaagttccaattcttGATCAGTTCCCCAATGCTCCCGTAAGACATAGGAGAGGCAGATGAAGTAGGCTTCGGAGCTTGGGCCTAGGGTCCGCTCGTGATGGTTTATCTggtcctgcttcttcttcttctagtaTCGGGAGTTCTATTCCGAAGACCCcttcttctaaaggtaaagaaatccttgattcttctcaagaaccttTAGTCGATGAAATTGTTCTCAGTGATTTGTCTTTTGGGAGAGATAGAACGTCTCTTCAAAATCAAATTGTAAATTTAGAAAAAGCTGATACTTATCCTTCATTAGTGACCGAGCTTACAATTCCTACCATCATAAGGGATTGTAACTGGAGCAATAGTCTTCggatgtcaattccttccccaaatcaaagaatttcttcCTTTAGAAGTGGTtactcttttgtttatacttacccctttaCTTTGGGTTTTAATCCTCCGGTTGACCCAGTCATTATTGACTTTTGTCGTTTATTTAAAATCTGTTTGGCCCAAGTCGGTCCCCTAGTGTGGAGAGAAGTGGCTTGTATGAGATACTTATCTGCCAAAGCCAATGTCAACTTCAGCTTCTCTCACCTTATTCATTTATACCATCCCAATTTAATGCaccatggggtttttaccttaactgcaagaagCAAAAAGATTTTggtaagccctgaagatgacagagatcgtggatggtataccCGTTACGTTGTTGTACGTACGGTGGACTTGCTtggtgaaacaaatattcccttccctgagaagtggaattttgcacgtaagtttccttttatttatcgCACCTATTTTTGAGAATTTCAATTCTTTTTCTAACTTcgtctctttttgtttttttgtagcaaccatgggagatgtggaacttaTTCATGACTTttgtggttgggtagattcaattttgaagattgctCCTAAGGATCAAAGAACTTCgaaatcaatttcttctttaCATGGCTGGAAGGTGAAAACACATGGTATGTCCCTTTTTACacgtttttttctttttacatgttaagcaccTTTTTCTCAATGTTGATTATGTATCCTtcttttaatcaggatttggtgtTAGAGGAATGGCAGCTGatgtag contains:
- the LOC104231672 gene encoding alpha-glucosidase-like — translated: MDGFKDFTLDPINFPMDHVSFFLKKLHQNDQKYVLIVDPGISINNTYNTYKRGMEEDVFIKHDNMPYQGVVWPGNIYYPDFLNSATGIFWRKEIENFNNLIYVVFHGTLLKSFVTAGFILRKISFVKLGAFYPFARDHSANDTTRQEIYIWELVAEAAKKVLGLRYQLLSYFYILMYEAHTKGTPIARPLFFSFPQDTNTYDISTQFLLGKGVMISPVLKQEATSVEAYFLVGNWFDLLN